The Pseudoalteromonas aliena SW19 sequence TTCTGCTATTATTAGCGGCATATTCAGTGGGGTTTTCTCCCATGTTATTTTTATTGCTATGGAATTTATTGTGACTTCAACTGCTTTTTCATCTTTGGCTTTACCAGCTGGACTCGTTGATAACTTATCAACACTTGGTTATGCCCACATGACACCTGTACAAGCGCAAAGTTTACCGCCTGTACTTGCTGGTAAAGACATCATTGCTCAGGCAAAAACCGGCTCAGGTAAAACTGCTGCGTTTAGTTTGGGTGTGTTAGCTAAATTAAATGTCAAACGTTTTCGCATTCAGTCGTTAGTGTTGTGTCCTACTCGAGAACTAGCTGAGCAGGTTGCGGTTGAAATGCGTAAATTAGCACGCGGCATTCATAACATTAAAATATTGACGTTATGTGGAGGCGTTTCAATTGGTCCACAAATAGGCTCACTTGAACATGGCGCACATATTATTGTTGGCACCCCTGGGCGTGTTGATGATCATATTCGTAAAGGTACTTTACGTTTAGATGATGTTGAAACGTTGGTACTTGATGAAGCCGATCAAATGCTTGATATGGGTTTTCAAGACACATTAGATGCAATTATTGAGCGTATTCCACAAAATCGTCAAACATTGTTATTTAGTGCAACATTCCCACGCGCTATAGAAGCAATTGCTAAGCGTGTACTTAAAAACCCAGAAATGGTTAAAGTAGAAGAAGAGCAAGCCAAGAGCACAATTAAGCAGTACTTCTACAAAATGGATAATAATAAGCAGCGTTATCCAACGCTTAAATTATTGCTACTTAAATTTACGCCACAAAGCTGTGTTGTGTTTTGTAACACCAAAGTAGAAACACAACAAGTATGTGATGATTTAGCCGACGAAGGCTTTAGCGCAGTTGCGCTGCACGGTGATTTAGAACAACGCGATCGTGAACGTACGTTAATTCACTTTTCAAACAAGAGTGCTTCAATACTTGTTGCCACCGATGTTGCAGCACGTGGTTTAGATATTGATGACATGGATATGGTTATTAACTACCATTTAGCACATGACACGCAAACACATGTACATCGTGTTGGTCGTACTGGCCGCGCTGGTAAAAAGGGCATTGCATGTTCGATTTACGGTGAAGCAGAAGCGTTTAAAATTGCACAAATTGGCGAACATTACGAACGCGATATTACGCCTGAGCAAATGCCTCCGTTTAATTTATTAGACAAGCCGCCTTACCGCCCTGAAATGGTTACTTTAATGATAGATTCAGGTAAAAAGCAGAAAGTCCGCGCTGGGGATATTTTAGGTGCTTTAACAGGTAAAGATGGGGTTGCAGGTCGTCAAGTGGGAAAAATTAACGTACTTGATAATGTAGCGTTTGTTGCTGTTGAACGTAACTCATCAAAGCCGGCACTTCGTAAATTAACCGAAGGCAATATTAAAGGGCGTAAAATACGCGCTCGCCGCCTTACTCGCTAGTACATTCTTAAATAGCACATTAACGGGCAGTGTTTTTTAGCTGCTCGTATTCCTCTTTTATTTGCTTAAACTTTATGGCGCAGCCATCGGGCTTATCGGGATGGTGTTTCAATGCCTGTTGTCTCCAGCATTTTTGTAACTCTTTTAATGTGTAGTTGTTTGGTAATTGCCACTTGCTTGTAAGTGCGTGATAATCTTCTTGCGTTAAAGTTGGTTTAGTATATTCTCGTTCAAATTGTCCCCAAAAATCATTTAATAGTGCATCAACTTCTTGTGTTGAAGTGTCATAATTTTGCCAATCCAAATAGTAGTCTCTCAAACTTGTTCTGTGTGAAATTGGGTTTGTTACACTTTTTTCTAAGAGTTCTATATGTAAAGTTGAGATTAACAGAATTTGTGGGAGTAGTTGCTCCTGTAACTGATATAAAGCATTCATGATTAAAAAGTTACGCTTAAATAAATCACGTTGAGGGTTCTCATCCAATGATTTTACTGCACCGCAGTTTATTAGTTCTGATGCTAGAATATGAACTTGCCAGACCTTCTTTGTTAATATTATGTCAAAAATTTTGTCTGTCAGTGGGTTAAGCATTGTTTACGCCCTAGTTATTAGTGTATCTTCGATGGATATTACATTGTTATAAGTAACAATTTGAAGGATTGAAACTATGCAAGGCAAGCTTAAATGCCTCTTATTCATTGTATGTTTTACGCTAATGGCATCAAGCTACGCACAAAGCATTAGTTTATCGATTAACGAATTTAAACAGCAGCAGCAATGGGATGTAAAACTTCAATTAGGTAATTCATTACTTGAAAGCCGAAGTATTTCAGCACAAGAGCAAGCCTTGGTGTATGCCGGACTTGCTGATTTAGCTCTATCTATTGATAAATATAATGAAGCTTTAAACTATTTTAAATTATTAGAACTCCACACTTCAGAATCATTTTTACCTAATGAACATTTTCGCGCTATTAAAATGCAAGGTGTCTCACTTTTTTATCAAGGTTTTTTTCAAAAAGCGATTATAGAATATACTCGCACACTTGCTATCGCAACAAAAAATAATCAACGGTTAGAGCAGGCTAATTTACTAAATAATATAGGGTTAGCTTATTTTAATATGAATCAGCTAGTGTTCACGCTTGAGTATTATTTAAAGGCAAAAGCAATTTATGAGATTGAAGGAAGTGAGCAAGACAGGACTGATCTTTTACTTAATATAGCAGGCGTTTATATACGGTTATCTCGTTATGGTAATGCATTTAGTATTTATCAAGATGTGCTGAAAATTTATCGAAAGTTAGGTGATGAGAGTGGAGTTGCTCAGGTACATAATAATATGGGGGTCGCTTATTTTGAGAGTAATCAGCTAGATTTAGCGCTGCATTATTATCAATTAGCACTTCGTTATTACATATCGATTCAAGATTATAACCGGCTATCTACTCAATACACTAACCTTTCTAATGTTAACTTAATCCTTAATAAAGTGGATGTTGCATATGAACAGGCTAAGTTAGCCGAAGAGTATGCGCTTAAAATAGATAACCATAATTTAGAATTAAATGCGTTACATGCTTTAGCTAAAATACAATTTGTGAAAGGGATGTCTGAAGACGCAAAAATAAATTTAGAGCGCTCTATTTCATTAGCGAATGAATACGCAAGTGAGCGAATAATAAGGGATGCGTATGGCACTCAGTCTTTACTTGAAGCGAGTAGTGGCAATTATTTAAAAGCGATGTCTTTACATGAAAAGTTTATTAGCGAGCAACGAAAATTAAGAAGTGAATCTATTGTAAAAGCATTAGCTGTATTGGAAAAGCAGTTCAAAGCCACTCAGTTAAATCAAGAAATAAAACAATTAAAACAGGACCGAAGAGTACAAGAATTAAAAATGAACCAACGTTCGCAATTAACAGTGTTCATTTTTGTCTTATTATTTTTGGTGGTCGTGACCGGTGTTGCCTTGTATCGACGCGGTTTAGAAAAACGTGCGAAGCAGTATCTTGCTGATCAGGTTGAACAGCGGACTTCAGAGTTAAAAGCGGTAGCTCAAGAGTTAAGAGAGGCGAATGATGTTAAAAGTCAATTTTTGGCTAATATTAGCCACGAAATTAGAACGCCATTGACGGCCATTCTAGGTCAAACTGATGATTTGATTAATGGGCTTTATGAGCCCGAGCAGCTTCAAGATGAACTAAAAATAATACAGCGTCATAGCGATCATTTAAAAAGCTTAATTAATGATGTGCTCGATTTGAGTAAAATTGAAGCAAACAGGTTGGAGTTAAACATTTCTTGTTTTGATATTGTGCAATTAGTTAGTGATGTGCACGCTATGTTTAGCATGCAAGCTAAAGCAAAAGATCTGCACCTAACTTTAGATAATCAAATAGGCGATGAATTTTATACCAAGCTTGATTTAACCCGTGTAAAACAAATTCTTATTAATTTATGTGCAAATGCAATTAAATTTACTCACTCTGGGCAGGTAGTTGTCGCGTTAAATAAAACAGAGCAAGGGTTAGTACTGAGTGTTAAAGATACAGGGATAGGTATGAGCTCATCACAATTAAAGTTCATATTTGAATGCTTCAGCCAAGCAGATAATAGTATAAGCCGTCGTTTTGGTGGTACAGGATTAGGACTTAGTTTGTCACAGCAACTCGCTTCTATGATGGGGGGTTATATTAGCGTGCAAAGCGAATATAAAAAAGGCAGCCAGTTTTCTTTCTTTCTACCTTGTGTGAAAGCAGATAAAAAATCGAATTTTGTTGAAAATCAAGAACCACTGACTATAGATAAAGCATTAAATGGTCGAGTTTTACTTGCTGAGGATCACTCAGATAACCGTCGATTTATAAGTCGTTATTTACGCTCTTTAGGGCTTGATGTTATTGCAGTAGAAAATGGAGAGCAAGCTGTTGAACAGTGTTTGCAAGAAGATCCAGACCTTGTATTGCTCGATATTCAAATGCCAGTAATGGATGGGCGTGCCGCTTTTCAGTTATTAAAAAAATGTGGCTTTCAACGACCCGTTTTTGCCTTGACTGCCAATGCGATGAGCCATGAGGTGGATGAATATTTAGCATTAGGGTTTAGTGGCTACTTAGCGAAACCGGTAGACAAGAAACTATTTTATAAAGCACTTTCCCAGCATTTAGCGTTGATAGAGACACAAGATCAAGTTGATATTGATATGAGTGATTTAGTGGTTAGCTTTAAAAAAAGTTTTACTTTAGAAAATGAAACCATAACACAGCATTTCATAAATAAAGATTTAGATGCGCTTCAAAAAGACAGCCACCGAATACTCGGTGCGGCACAAATGTTTGGATTAGATGAAATAGCACATGCTGCTAAAAATCTTGATAGAGCACTTTTAAAAATGCCAAATAGTCGTAATTTATTGGAAGTTGAAGAACTGGTGTATAGCTTACAAACGGTACTTAAAAAATATAATGAAAGTTAGTTTATAAGTAATACCAATTTTATTAAAAACATGATCATTCTAGTGTATTAAATAGCTCACTAACTACGTTAAAAATTATTTATATAGAACAACTATGTATCATAATTTTAGCCTTGTTATTGAGCTATTTCCGTATCGCTATAATAGATCACTAATTTAATGCAATTGGTATAACCTAAGATCAGGTTAAGTATTTATAAAACACCTTAGATAATAAAAAAGCGCCAATTGGCGCTTTTTTTAGATTTGAGTGCTTATTGGCGCTTCATCGAATCAAAAAATTCATCGTTAGTCTTACTCATCGATAATTTATCGATTAGGAATTCCATAGCATCGATTTCTGACATATCATGAACAATCTTACGTAAAATCCAAAGCTTCTGTAGCTCATCTGGTTTAGTAAGTAGCTCTTCACGACGAGTACCTGAGCGGTTAAAGTCAATAGCTGGAAATACACGTCTTTCCGCAATTTTACGGTTAAGATGTAATTCCATATTACCAGTACCTTTAAACTCTTCGTAGATAACTTCATCCATTTTAGAGCCAGTATCAATAAGTGCTGTCGCAATAATTGTTAAACTACCACCTTCTTCAACATTACGTGCTGCGCCAAAGAAACGCTTAGGTTTGTGTAATGCATTGGCATCAACACCACCAGTTAGTACTTTTCCAGATGAAGGAATAACGGTGTTATAAGCACGTGCTAAACGAGTGATTGAATCTAATAAGATAACAACATCTTTTTTATGCTCAACTAAACGTTTT is a genomic window containing:
- the dbpA gene encoding ATP-dependent RNA helicase DbpA, whose translation is MTSTAFSSLALPAGLVDNLSTLGYAHMTPVQAQSLPPVLAGKDIIAQAKTGSGKTAAFSLGVLAKLNVKRFRIQSLVLCPTRELAEQVAVEMRKLARGIHNIKILTLCGGVSIGPQIGSLEHGAHIIVGTPGRVDDHIRKGTLRLDDVETLVLDEADQMLDMGFQDTLDAIIERIPQNRQTLLFSATFPRAIEAIAKRVLKNPEMVKVEEEQAKSTIKQYFYKMDNNKQRYPTLKLLLLKFTPQSCVVFCNTKVETQQVCDDLADEGFSAVALHGDLEQRDRERTLIHFSNKSASILVATDVAARGLDIDDMDMVINYHLAHDTQTHVHRVGRTGRAGKKGIACSIYGEAEAFKIAQIGEHYERDITPEQMPPFNLLDKPPYRPEMVTLMIDSGKKQKVRAGDILGALTGKDGVAGRQVGKINVLDNVAFVAVERNSSKPALRKLTEGNIKGRKIRARRLTR
- a CDS encoding DNA-J related domain-containing protein, translated to MLNPLTDKIFDIILTKKVWQVHILASELINCGAVKSLDENPQRDLFKRNFLIMNALYQLQEQLLPQILLISTLHIELLEKSVTNPISHRTSLRDYYLDWQNYDTSTQEVDALLNDFWGQFEREYTKPTLTQEDYHALTSKWQLPNNYTLKELQKCWRQQALKHHPDKPDGCAIKFKQIKEEYEQLKNTAR
- a CDS encoding ATP-binding protein; translation: MQGKLKCLLFIVCFTLMASSYAQSISLSINEFKQQQQWDVKLQLGNSLLESRSISAQEQALVYAGLADLALSIDKYNEALNYFKLLELHTSESFLPNEHFRAIKMQGVSLFYQGFFQKAIIEYTRTLAIATKNNQRLEQANLLNNIGLAYFNMNQLVFTLEYYLKAKAIYEIEGSEQDRTDLLLNIAGVYIRLSRYGNAFSIYQDVLKIYRKLGDESGVAQVHNNMGVAYFESNQLDLALHYYQLALRYYISIQDYNRLSTQYTNLSNVNLILNKVDVAYEQAKLAEEYALKIDNHNLELNALHALAKIQFVKGMSEDAKINLERSISLANEYASERIIRDAYGTQSLLEASSGNYLKAMSLHEKFISEQRKLRSESIVKALAVLEKQFKATQLNQEIKQLKQDRRVQELKMNQRSQLTVFIFVLLFLVVVTGVALYRRGLEKRAKQYLADQVEQRTSELKAVAQELREANDVKSQFLANISHEIRTPLTAILGQTDDLINGLYEPEQLQDELKIIQRHSDHLKSLINDVLDLSKIEANRLELNISCFDIVQLVSDVHAMFSMQAKAKDLHLTLDNQIGDEFYTKLDLTRVKQILINLCANAIKFTHSGQVVVALNKTEQGLVLSVKDTGIGMSSSQLKFIFECFSQADNSISRRFGGTGLGLSLSQQLASMMGGYISVQSEYKKGSQFSFFLPCVKADKKSNFVENQEPLTIDKALNGRVLLAEDHSDNRRFISRYLRSLGLDVIAVENGEQAVEQCLQEDPDLVLLDIQMPVMDGRAAFQLLKKCGFQRPVFALTANAMSHEVDEYLALGFSGYLAKPVDKKLFYKALSQHLALIETQDQVDIDMSDLVVSFKKSFTLENETITQHFINKDLDALQKDSHRILGAAQMFGLDEIAHAAKNLDRALLKMPNSRNLLEVEELVYSLQTVLKKYNES